Proteins encoded within one genomic window of Rossellomorea vietnamensis:
- a CDS encoding SLC13 family permease → MVKRAWGTLWGWHLDVKDTLQFFTSGSTPVKETMETDRKPEPSLKPRQSIGFVLGPVLFLLILLFFSPEGLSEEAVAVLAGTVWIAVWWITEAIPIPATSLLPIILFPVTGALQSGEVTSAYGDGTIFLFMGGFIIAIAMEKWNLHKRIAMNIILLIGTSTERIVLGFMLATGFLSMWISNTATAMMMLPIGTAVVYQVNESLQKEGAKRTGHFSKVIMLGIAYSASIGGLGTLIGTPPNTIFAAVIKQLYGIDFSFAKWMLFGVPLAAILLMATWWYLIKVAFPLKIKELPGGREIVEKENRSLGRISFEEKLVLTVFVATAFCWITRSFLLNDWIPSLDDTIIAITGALVLFLLPGRKESRLLKWDDAKKLPWGILLLFGGGLAIAKGFKETGLAEWIGKQLTVLDGISFIIILVAVTAFVIFLTEITSNTATATMMFPIMAALAAALNVHPYSLMVAAGLAASCAFMLPVATPPNAVVFGSGYIKMGDMVKAGVWLNLISIVFITLLIYFVMPMVWGVDLSVFPENMK, encoded by the coding sequence ATGGTGAAAAGAGCATGGGGAACACTTTGGGGCTGGCACCTTGATGTCAAGGATACGCTCCAATTCTTCACCTCAGGGAGCACGCCGGTGAAGGAAACGATGGAAACCGATCGAAAGCCGGAGCCTTCTCTAAAACCACGGCAATCGATCGGGTTCGTATTAGGCCCAGTATTATTTTTGCTCATATTACTTTTCTTTTCTCCTGAGGGACTTTCCGAAGAAGCGGTAGCGGTTCTTGCAGGAACAGTATGGATTGCGGTTTGGTGGATCACAGAGGCCATACCGATACCGGCAACATCTCTCCTGCCGATCATTTTATTCCCGGTTACCGGTGCCCTTCAGTCCGGAGAAGTGACATCTGCTTATGGAGATGGCACAATCTTCTTATTTATGGGAGGTTTCATCATTGCAATCGCCATGGAAAAATGGAATTTACATAAGCGAATCGCCATGAACATCATTTTATTAATCGGGACAAGCACTGAGCGGATTGTCCTTGGGTTCATGCTTGCGACAGGATTTCTTTCCATGTGGATATCAAACACCGCAACGGCCATGATGATGTTGCCGATCGGAACCGCCGTAGTTTATCAAGTGAATGAAAGTTTACAGAAGGAAGGAGCAAAAAGGACGGGGCATTTCAGTAAAGTCATCATGCTCGGGATTGCCTACAGTGCATCGATCGGAGGATTGGGAACCTTAATCGGGACGCCTCCCAACACGATATTTGCTGCAGTGATCAAACAGCTGTATGGAATCGACTTTTCTTTTGCAAAGTGGATGCTCTTCGGAGTCCCTCTCGCGGCCATCCTCCTCATGGCCACATGGTGGTATCTCATCAAGGTGGCATTCCCGCTGAAAATCAAGGAACTTCCTGGGGGCAGGGAGATTGTGGAGAAGGAAAACCGCTCTCTAGGAAGGATATCTTTCGAAGAAAAGCTTGTTTTGACAGTCTTCGTCGCTACAGCCTTTTGCTGGATCACACGTTCTTTTTTATTGAACGACTGGATCCCATCTTTGGATGATACGATCATTGCCATTACAGGAGCACTCGTCCTCTTCCTGCTTCCAGGCAGAAAAGAGTCAAGATTGTTGAAGTGGGACGATGCCAAAAAGCTTCCATGGGGTATCCTGCTTCTGTTTGGCGGAGGACTTGCCATTGCAAAAGGTTTCAAAGAGACGGGCCTTGCGGAATGGATAGGGAAGCAGTTGACGGTACTCGACGGAATATCATTTATCATCATCCTTGTGGCTGTCACGGCTTTTGTGATTTTCTTGACGGAAATCACGTCCAATACGGCCACAGCCACGATGATGTTCCCGATTATGGCAGCCCTTGCCGCTGCTTTGAATGTTCATCCGTATAGTTTGATGGTAGCCGCCGGTCTCGCTGCATCCTGTGCATTCATGTTGCCGGTTGCCACACCGCCTAATGCAGTGGTATTCGGATCGGGTTATATCAAGATGGGGGACATGGTCAAAGCGGGTGTATGGTTGAATCTTATTAGTATTGTGTTCATCACGCTCTTGATTTATTTCGTCATGCCTATGGTATGGGGAGTGGATCTGAGTGTATTCCCGGAAAACATGAAGTAA
- a CDS encoding YczE/YyaS/YitT family protein translates to MKIYWQISYFVFGLLIFSYGISMSIKVQYLGIHPWDVLNIAMFQKFGLTIGTWNIIVGAMLVSGTLILKGKYVQIGTILNGVLVGVLVDFFLFYDLLPPKTGLITDIPILLSAILLMGIGGGLYSAAHLGTGPRDGFMLTISDLTGLSISRVRIICECTVLLIGLFLSGPVFVFTFIYTFIQSPIFQKSFLFFTNRLHTRFPQHSNISM, encoded by the coding sequence ATGAAAATTTACTGGCAAATAAGCTATTTTGTTTTCGGATTACTCATTTTCAGCTATGGGATCAGCATGTCCATAAAGGTTCAGTACTTAGGCATTCATCCATGGGATGTACTGAATATCGCCATGTTCCAGAAGTTCGGTTTGACCATCGGAACGTGGAATATCATCGTAGGAGCCATGCTCGTTTCAGGTACGCTTATCCTAAAGGGAAAATATGTTCAAATCGGCACCATCCTAAACGGAGTACTGGTGGGAGTGCTAGTGGACTTTTTTCTCTTCTATGATCTGCTTCCTCCAAAAACGGGGCTGATCACGGATATTCCGATTCTACTATCTGCCATTTTATTGATGGGGATCGGCGGGGGATTATATTCCGCTGCCCATCTCGGGACCGGTCCACGGGATGGATTTATGCTCACCATCTCAGATTTAACCGGTCTTTCCATCAGCAGGGTCCGGATAATCTGTGAGTGCACGGTACTACTGATCGGCCTTTTCCTATCCGGGCCAGTCTTTGTGTTTACATTCATTTATACATTCATTCAAAGTCCCATCTTTCAAAAGTCTTTCTTATTTTTCACTAACAGACTCCACACACGTTTCCCACAACACAGCAATATTAGTATGTGA